The Magnetospirillum sp. XM-1 genomic interval TGGCCAGCTCCTTGTTGAGCTTGGCGGCGGTGGCCTCGACCACCACGCTGGCGGCCTTGACGGCGGCCATGTCCACCAGCACGCCCCGGTCGTTGAGCTTCTGGTCCAGCAGGTAGATAGCCCGCTCCTCGTCCGAGAGGGGCTTGAGCCTCTGCGTGAGGGCGCGCTCGACCTCAACGTCGATCTTGCAGTAGGCGATCAGCTTCTCCAGCTTCTCGGCGCTGTTCCACCAGATCGGGGCGTCGCCCGTCGCCCGGACGGCGGCGTTGTTCCGGGGCTTGCACATCTGGAGCATGACGCGGCGCCCAGCGTCGTCTTTCTGCACGTCCAGGCCCAGCGCCTTGGCGGCGTCTCCCAGGCCACGGGGCAGAGCCATAACGGACGCCATGGCCATGGTGCAGAAGAACTGCTCCAGCTTCGGGACCGGCCAGCCGTATTTCGGACCGAGGACGAACTCCCACAGGATGCGCTCGAAAGCGGCGTTGTGGGCGTAGATGGCGCCGCCGGCCAGGACGTGCTCCACGATCCGGGGCGGGCAGGGCTGCCCCTCGACCCAGACCTGCACCGGCTCGTCACCGAACGCATAGCAGGCGCACCAGACGGCGGTGGACGGGTCTTGCGCGTAGACGTAGACCCCGGTCTTCCGCAGGTCCACCGCGCCCCGCGTCTCGATGTCGAAGTGCAGGTGGATCACTTCCACGGCGACACCTCTTCCAGCGGCGCCCCAAAGGTCAGCCGCCACAAGGTGGTCACGTAGACGCAGCGCGACACCCCGCCCTTGCACAGGCGGTAGAGGGGCGTCTTATAGCGTCCGGCGCGGCCCCGCTTGAGCATCTTCTGCGGCATGATGCGGGTGACGCCGTTGGGGTGCTTGATGGTGCGACGGAGGGCTCGGCACCGGCCCTTGGACGAGAACTCGTAGTAGCCCTCGTAGCCTGGGATCGTCACCCACTCTTCCTCGTTCGCGCTCATGTCAAACGCTCTGCCGGAAAGAGTTGATGCAGTTCTCGGCGCTCTGGAGGTCCATCAACGCCTGGGCCTTGTCCTCCATCAGCGCCCGGACGCGCTTCAAGAAGCAAAACAGCTCCTGGCCTTCCAGGGTGCCGCGCAGCTCCAGATCGAGCAGGTAGTTGTCGTCGATCTCGCGGTCAAAGTTAGGTGGGTATCCCATTGTCCGTTTTCCTTTGTCGTCAAATCGGACGAAGGGGCGGCATCGCTGCCGCCCCGTGCCCGGTTTAGTTCCAGACTTCTTCGCCGCCGGTGGCGACTTCCTCGCCCTCGACCGGGTCGAAGTCGTCGCGGGCGTCCTTACGGCCACCCAGACGCTCACCCTCGCCCAGCTTCTGCATGTTATTGAGGAACATGCCGATGCCCTTGTTGCCCTTGACCTCGTAGGCGTAGGGGTAGGACAGGGTGGCGCGGACGTAGCAGCCCGCGTACATCTCGTCCGCCACGTTGGCGTCGTCGATCTTGAGGGGGCGACCGTCCGGGCCCTTCTTGCTGGACACCACGGACGGACGGGTCTTGGTCTTAACCTGGATGAAGACGGAGCCTTTCGGCACGGCGGGGTCGTATTCGCCGCCCTTCATCTTGCTCTCGGCGGACCGGATCAGCATCCGATAGCCTTCCGGCTTCTCGCCGCCAAACTTCTTGGTCCAGTCTTCCTGGGCCACGGTCTTGATGGCTTCCTTGATCGCCTGGAACTCGGCGGTCTTCTGGGCCTCCGGGTCGAAGATCAGGACGCAGGAATACCACTCGACACCGTCGTCATTGGCCACCGCCTCAACGAGGTGCGGGTAGCTCAGACGGGCGCGGGGGGTCTTGAAGGTCGTGTCCTTAGCGTTGCTCGGCTTGCTCATTTTAGGCGTCTCTCTTTCGTGTCAGTCGTTGAACTCGTCTTGCGCGTTGCGGCGTCCGGGGACCGACCCCCGCTCGTCGCTTTCACGGGCCATAGTGCTGCCGCTGCTTTCCTTCACGGTCAGCGCGGCCAGCGCCTCCCGGTCATCCTTGGACATCAGCTTCTCCACCTGGGCCGGCGTCAGGAGGGACTTCTTGAACAAGTCCCCGTCGTCCAGCCCCAGCAGTCGAAGCGCCTCGGCGGTGGTCTCTTCATCTTCGGCCCACTTCCGCGTGGCGCGCTTCGGCACCAACTTCCAGCCGGGGACCGCGTCCCCCTGCTCCAGGCGCTGATAGGCGTAGGCCCTCACCGCCTTGATCCAGTTCTCAACATCCTCGGCTGCATTCAAAATACGTGCGATTTCGTCCGGCGTCAACTCGGACAAATCATCCGAAAACTCGGACATCGCGTTTTCCAGGGACTGCTCCCGGAGCTTGGGGCAGAAACCCGCCGCTCCGCAGAACTTGCACCAGGAGCCGGCGGCCAACGGCGCGTCGGGCTCCAGGGTCCGCCGGGCCGCCGCCAGCACATCCGACCGCCACTCCAGCAGCTCGTAGGCGTCCACGGTGGCGCGGCGCACCGGGCCGTCCTTGTGGGGCGCACGCGGCTGCACGATGACCACCTCGACGGAGGTCACGGGCTTGCCGGGCGGCAGCGCCAGGGTGGCCCCCAGCGCGTAATAGAGGGCTTGGCGGTTGACGCTCTCGATACCCGTGCCGGACCCGGTCCGGGCCTCCACAGGCACGCCGCGCCCGTACTTGAGGTCGAAGACGTGCAGCGACCGGGCCCCGCTCTTATAGATGACGGCGTCGGCGGTGCCGAACATCTGGGTGAAGTTCACCCCCAGATCGAACTTCTGCTCGACCATCAGGATGTCGCCGTCGTCCGGATTGAAGTCCGCCCGGACGGCGTCCACGTAGATTTGGACGGCCTCAATCATCTCGTCGGTCACTTCAAACCAACGGAACTTCTTGAGCGCGAGGGCGTCCGGCTTCTTGGGTGCGATGACTTCCGTCTCGGAGCAAATCCAGCTCCCCAGGAACTCGTCCGGGCTTCGTCCGTGGGTCAGGCAGTCCTCGCCCAGAGCATGGGCGGCGGTGCCTTCGGCGGCGAAGTCGGACCCCTCGTCCTTGAGGTTGGCGGTCAGCCGGACGGAGCCGGGGCATTCCCACCACCGATAGCACGACGACGCGCCCAGCGTGGCGTGCAGCTTGGGGCCGTGCTCGGTCATTGCATCACCTTGGGGGCGTTGTCCATCAGGACGGCGGCAGTCTCGGCTAGGGCC includes:
- a CDS encoding NUMOD4 domain-containing protein, with product MSANEEEWVTIPGYEGYYEFSSKGRCRALRRTIKHPNGVTRIMPQKMLKRGRAGRYKTPLYRLCKGGVSRCVYVTTLWRLTFGAPLEEVSPWK
- a CDS encoding ssDNA-binding protein produces the protein MSKPSNAKDTTFKTPRARLSYPHLVEAVANDDGVEWYSCVLIFDPEAQKTAEFQAIKEAIKTVAQEDWTKKFGGEKPEGYRMLIRSAESKMKGGEYDPAVPKGSVFIQVKTKTRPSVVSSKKGPDGRPLKIDDANVADEMYAGCYVRATLSYPYAYEVKGNKGIGMFLNNMQKLGEGERLGGRKDARDDFDPVEGEEVATGGEEVWN
- a CDS encoding DUF2800 domain-containing protein, which produces MTEHGPKLHATLGASSCYRWWECPGSVRLTANLKDEGSDFAAEGTAAHALGEDCLTHGRSPDEFLGSWICSETEVIAPKKPDALALKKFRWFEVTDEMIEAVQIYVDAVRADFNPDDGDILMVEQKFDLGVNFTQMFGTADAVIYKSGARSLHVFDLKYGRGVPVEARTGSGTGIESVNRQALYYALGATLALPPGKPVTSVEVVIVQPRAPHKDGPVRRATVDAYELLEWRSDVLAAARRTLEPDAPLAAGSWCKFCGAAGFCPKLREQSLENAMSEFSDDLSELTPDEIARILNAAEDVENWIKAVRAYAYQRLEQGDAVPGWKLVPKRATRKWAEDEETTAEALRLLGLDDGDLFKKSLLTPAQVEKLMSKDDREALAALTVKESSGSTMARESDERGSVPGRRNAQDEFND